tggtttttgaggtagtttttttttGTTGGCGTCTTCCAGCTGCAACAGTGGTGGTTTAATGGGTTTTTGCTGGGTGGTTTGGACAGAAAaccaaagagagagagagagagagaggttagTGAGAGAGATAAGAGAGATGATTGTGGTGATCGATTAGAGGTTGTGGTGGTTGTTAGTGATGTATTGGTGACGGATTGGGTGAGTTTTTGGGTGGTCTTTACGGCTGAAATAGAAGCATAGCAACAGCAGAATATAAGTGTTGTTTTATGATGGTGTTTGATCAAAGTGGGTTTGGTTTTTGAGATATATAATCGAAACAGAAAGACAGAAGGTCAAGTTGCAGGTGGTTATTGGAGATGATGGCGATGGATTTCATAGGTTTATGAAGGATGATTAGTAGCTCACGATTGAAAGTGGTTGTCGAGGTAGTGATTGTGATGGTTGTTGGTGGCCGATTGGTATACCATGATGGTGGTGTCGGTGAAGTTATGTTTCACTTAGAtggtgataaataaaaaaaatgggagTGAAGATACTATCAAAACAGAAAGGATGGATAGTCACATAGATTGTGGGTGTAGGGTGGTTCTGCCTCTCAtgtatttatagatatatatacatccgtaaatataattactttaatttaattaataatattataataattgttatatatGATTCAAGTGGGATTGAATAAAATTAAAAACAGTATTCTCCTTTTAATCATATGCAAGTAATTGTACCTTCTTTTAAGTTcacggatataattttgtaaattaaagtaataatataatattattaataattaataataataaataatatataatataataataaaactttAATCAAAATGAATATAAGAACGTGCAGGGAAATTACATAGCAGCTTCTTGTTTGAACTTACTCTACCGACACTTTAGATATTTTCTATttgcggagtgctatatcgtgtccattgctaaacagttagaagataaagtgttcctaaaaattctaaatttttagattaaatatatttaattatttcaatcattaactgtttgaaacctgatcaaaatggTTCTAtagttatttattttctgttccaattatcatgtatggagtactaaaatttaaactaaaaaggtaaaaatatctttgtcaaaactaaaatcttcgtaatcaatttacagtctaacttttatcttaatcattcatgaacatgtattacatctatattaaaactaacaaaacgtcaaccgagtgtcactgacgtttacaaattaggctcgaaatcatttattttccatacgccttatgtatatatataaatacattttaatatcgggttttattatataactaaatatatatatattttcaaataaatatatttacaattaacattcatgtatatacacatatatatatgtatctatttacaaatagttgttcgtgaatcgtcgagaacaatcgaaggtcaattgaaaatatggatcagttcaaaatttttgagactcaacctaacagactttgcataAAATATTACATCATAtctagagtttggtttaaaattagtcgaaattttccgggtcgtcacatgatgtctctataagataatcatgaagtatgtagagacattaaggttaagtcattcttgaataagcaatcacacttagttacttagactagaccaaatagacaattgactataatttcattgtgaaccattttgcacttaatctattggagtaggttagttacttgaatcctaactagtgagtacatagcaaacatattaatcaagttgacaagtttatgagtattaagcatattggcaagtagcaagtaatactcacatagcaagagatagttattctaggatcaatcatatagatacttgcacaacttataattcaagcccTTAACAAGTTAAATTTCAATaaaacatattgcttgattaatgtgtaagcacacattaatgtccaacacatgcacaagggaagagcaatctctatttGGGACTTGGTGacaatcctaaatgtatctaagtgtgttttaggattacaagtcatttctagtttaaccttgagagcattgttcctcatttagccttaattaatcactaagtcatttctaatagcaattattgttctagtgaccttggcttaagtgtgttggtacttgatgatcatactaaggatatctacataagaattaagatcacaagttgtggattaacacttatgtgttatgcctaatcttggttaatttgtcattaagatgtcattaggcgtaagtaatcacaattagtgtttttatgaccaaaactcaattgagtatggagaaggcatctattctaaacatgttgagaaaggtttcatgaattatagatgtcgggaactagtcaaactttatttggtcaaaaacggtaacagagaaaactgcggtcgcactgcggttgaccgtggtggcgaccgtgcaacttgttttcacaaaactgcgttgcaattcagtttggagtTTCACGGTTGActgtgcggtcgaccgtacctcgaccgtgtgtttagctgaacttttaatttcattctttaacctatgtttgacttggtcgtttgcaagataaagtatggattagtgaccttgcgtgttttatgttaagatgtcagtcattacttatgcatatgtatgtgtcatcatcaaaacatattctttagttaattatcatacttaagtttgttttttaATTTATTAACCAATATTCaaccaacaatatatatataacatatcatATAAAAAAGTCACAATGATGTTATTCCACACGAACATTAAATTATGGATGGAATACAGCAACTAGTTTCCAAATTATAGATAGATAGGGTTTCACTCTGCCTTTTTATTAGGTCTCCCCACACTCATCAGCCCCCTTTTCATTTCACTTACCTCCGTTAAACACCGCCGTTATCTATACTCAAAATTAGGTCTAATTACAATTACTTATAGAGACGGAGTTAGGGTTTTCAATTTTAGGTTTTACGTAGAAACAGCTAATTAGGTCTAAATAAAGTGATACATTTAGAGAACTAGGGTTTGTGATTTTGAAAACAATGGAAGAGGCGATACTTGATGACATCATCAGAAAGCTTTTGGATGCTAAGGGCGGACGTGTGCCCAAACAGGCGCAGATCACTGAGCCGGAGATACGTCAGCTTTGTGTTGCTGCTAAAGAGGTCTTTCTTAGTCAGCCGAATTTGCTTGAACTTGAAGCTCCGATTAAGATTTGTGGTAATCAAATTACTTCTCTCAGTGGATTATATGTTGTTTTATACTCTTTTTAACTGCCTTTTGTTAGGTTGttgtgtatgtatatatttgaaTTTGAATGTACAACTATGCAATTTGTTTAAGAACATCATTTGTGATTGAAATGGGAGAAAATGTAAACATTTGGTGTTTGGTGGTTATATTTGTACATGCTGTGTTAGTGTGTTAGTGTGTTACCATGTGTCTATATGGTTAGTGAAGGGACAGTTTATGATATGACACTGGTTATGTACTATCATGCCTCATCAGTGTGGATATATAAGTTAATCATGTTATTAATCGTTTGATATTTGGTCTTAAGGATAAGCATCATGGGTCATAAGGAAGATACAACGTAGCGGTAGTTTATAAAGTAGAAATATAGATTTGTGCTGTTATTCGGGCATTTTTCAAAGTACTCCATCACCTCACTTTGTAAACTCTTTCCCACATACGAAATGGAACTGATTTCAtgattaaagttattatcttgactATCTGTTTGAGTATGGTTTATATTCTGTTTTTTTCTTTATAATCTTTATACTGCAGATAGTCATGCTTAAGTTTGGTTCTATACCTACTAGTCCCATAACCTGTATGAGATCATTGCAAGTGTTGTTGGACTCTCATTGTGTCATTATTCACGTTTATTCATGATTTAACCGTTGATTTGTCGGTATCTTGACTTTGTTTCTTGATGTATCAAGTAGTTTATATAATGTTGGTCTTCGTGTACTAGGGTCTCATTAGTATGAATTTGCAGGTGACATTCATGGACAATATTCTGACCTCTTACGGTTGTTTGAGTATGGTGGATATCCTCCAGAGTCAAATTACTTATTTCTAGGAGACTATGTTGATCGTGGTAAGCAGAGCATCGAAACAATATGTCTTCTGCTTGCTTACAAGATAAAGTACAAGGAAAACTTCTTTCTTCTAAGGGGAAACCATGAATGTGCTTCCATCAATCGCATATATGGATTCTATGATGAATGCAAACGAAGGTTTAACGTTCGTCTTTGGAAAACTTTTACTGACTGCTTCAACTGTCTGCCTGTTTCCGCTCTTATCGATGAAAAGATTCTTTGCATGCATGGTGGTTTGTCTCCTGATCTCAAACATTTGGACCAGATCCGGAATATAGCCCGCCCGGTTGACGTTCCGGACCAGGGTCTTCTTTGTGATTTGTTATGGGCCGATCCAGATAGAGACTTGGAAGGATGGGGCGAAAATGACAGGGGTGTGTCATATACTTTTGGGGCTGATAAGGTTGCAGAAGTTCTTGAGAAACATGATCTTGATCTTATTTGCCGAGCTCATCAGGTACATAGAACATGAATCAGTTTTGTTTTAGTCTTTGACATTTAAGTTCTAACGAGGAAATAAGGGGCCCGCGTTGCTGGGCAAATAACAAAACCGGGAAGGGAAAATACATAATTATGTATTAACAATTAGAAAATCCAAGAAATACCATATAAGACAAAGTAAAATAAAAGGTACATCCAAGGAAAAAAGGGCATTAACCTTACAAATCATGAACGCTGCTCAAAAGTGTTTTTTGATGAGCCTAGTTTTTGTTAAATAATTTAATTTAGTTTAAAGATTTAGTAGAAGGGGAATAACCTAAATGTTATGGGAAAAAGAAGAAAGGGATAAAAAGAAAGTACAAAAtgcattattatatatttttttaagggaGAAAGATACTTAAAAATAAATTGATCTTACAAAAtgcattattatatattgttgggatgattttttATGCTTGTAATCATAGATCATTGTACGTATATGTACATGTGTGTTTTATATGTAGTATTGCATTCAAATTTGAGACATACACAATGTGTTGAATGTTGCCCCGATGGATCCCAATATAAAGCTTCCCTTGAATATAAGTGGGtttgagaagaaaaaaaaagaagtaAAATGACAAATCACCCATTCACCCCAAACTGAACAGTATCAAACCTTGAGATTCAGTATATTATGCAATGGTTAATCAATAATAGAGTTGGATATTTGACCCCTTGGGTTGTACATCTATCTTAAATGTGCCAAACCATAAAATTAGCTAAAGAGGGAATGGCTCAAAGAAATCGAAAGTCTTCTGAAGTCCATTCTACAATGCATAGTTGCGTACAACCTCCTAAATTGTTTTGGTCAATGATTTATATTTTTGAAAGTATGTATTAATGTTGTTTTTATAAGTGGTCAACACATTATGTACATATAAAGGAGTTAAAATGGACTAAAGACAGTTTGTGGCTAAACTGAACCCATCCTGGTGGGTCACCCACAATGCCACCTGTACATGCTTTTGCCATTATAACACGCTGTCAGTAGTTAAGTTGCCCGGGGTTTTTTTTGGTTTTTACTCTATTCAGGCAATTGGAGGGCGCTTATGTACGTGTTCTTTTGGTTATACGAAATTATTTGTTCTAATATCATCTTTTTGTGATCCTTGTAAGGTTGTGGAAGATGGGTACGAGTTTTTTGCAAACCGGCAGCTCGTAACCATATTCTCAGCCCCAAATTACTGCGGTGAGTTTGATAACGCTGGTGCAATGATGAGCGTCGATGATACATTGACCTGTTCTTTTCAAATTCTCAAGGCTTCAGAAAAAAAAGGAAGGTTCGACTTTGGTAACACTATGTTGAGACCAGGAACTCCACCACACAAGGTAAACGAGATTCATCCATTTCAGATAGTAACATTTTCATATCGCCCTATGGGgtgttaaaatttatgcattttaaCTTATTTTTGTTCTGTCACTATTTGATGCGAATGGTGCTCGTCGTTTTTGTTTCAGGGTGGAAAGAGATGATAGTTTTTCTCACATTGATGCACATGTTTTAAAGATCAAGTGGTGTTTGTGCTATTATCGTCGTTCGAACCTCTAGCAGAAAAGGGTGTCACAGATGTAGTTACTGCAAATGTACATTTAGTGAAGCTGGAGTTACCTGCTGTATCTGCATGTTCATCCCAGGTTATTGTTAAATGTAAAATGACAAGTTACATCTAATTCTTGAACTATTTGTAGTGGACATCTCTTTACTCTGTTTCGTGCCTTTTCAATGTTGAAAGATTTGGAGTGAACGAATCGGTGTTCTTGTGTGTTTTTGACTTGTGAATAAAACACTTAAACAGATAAAAAAGAATTGTCGATAGATCAACTTGATCGATGTCCGATGCTAAAATATTACATGTTTTGACATGTGAACGAATCTGCTCAAACCTAACCCCTCTTGCCACCTTAATGAAGAAGGTCTACTAATTGACAACTGTTTGAACATCAAATGATTAAGCaaacataaataaaaatttatTCTCTTCTACATtcaaatattttttaattttttttttaatttttaatttcacTGCGACAAGGGTCCCAACACCTTCGCCACTGCAATCTAGGAGTAAGTTAAGAGCTGAAGCCTTGTATTTAGCAAATAAGCTAATACAGTACTAACAAAAAGACCATTCTAAAAACTCTCCAAGTGCTCCCACCCCAAGAAACCACTAACGTTACTTATTTAAGAATAAAAAACCTTTTTCCAATGTTACTCCTCCCTTTTCCGCCGCTAATCTCCGATAAGGTATCATGCTGCAGGAGGTAAGTCTCTGCCTGGTGGCGATCTGTGGTTAGGCACAACAACATTGTGTTTATCGGTAGGATCGAGGGGTCGGTAACTCGTCATATGGTTGATCCTAATTTCGAGGAAATCGAAACACTAATGGAGATCAAGTTCTGACCATCAAAACGGTACTCTTTTAATCAGATGCTCGAAAAGCCGTTACAGAACTCAACGGGTCGAAGGTGTAACattccgcctttttccgtttacctttccgtcatactattttaaattccgttatgtaattataacatctcccgttgatacgcgttttaaattatctcgtttaggtaattcacgcacccgaatgaaactagagggaccaagcttgccaaagtgccaaacctttgactaggtcaaaggatcaacaccctttctcatccattcattctatccatttcatttttccttttcatttaatactttcaagtattctctcaaatcttcaaacaaagaactcatcatccatccaagatctagcaagtgtttcacaaaacaaattacatatttggaatccttgcaacttcctcttcgattccataccgatttcatttcatttgggtaactttctaaaatcactagattttgtgttcttgatgtttttaagttataaagttgttatttagtgtctatggctcaagtctaacatgaatatatgatttatatgttcgattttattatttgaagtaactagcatgaacataaactttggtgtgtttgatttggtgatttggttgttgaatgatgttaaaatgttataaatgcatgtattaaatgtgttcctaacatcaatagtttcaatttgatgtgtagattgttttagaaaacttcataaacatgattagtgattttgatgttgttggttagggtttgatagaattgaatgtgaacattaaatgctttgaatgacatgaaatgttatttgtaagtgttaggttgtattgtatgcttgatcaccttcgaaacggcatatcattcatgtaaatttgttgccgaatcatcgaatttcatttatgaactagaatgcatttaatgaggagctttgaatgtgatttttgttgttgtaaaagtaaatgtgattgatgaaatgtgtttagttgttttccttgtcaaaatacctttccgatgatataagatacatgctttggttgtttgcgggtcataaatggtgattgtttgaagttaggttcgtgcataaaacttaaaaactgccagaattctctgcacaggtaatggcgcggcgcgccatatacccgtgcggcgcgccaaagtgggctgtccaactttgtcaatttttgaaaaatgtttgctatgctacgcacctccgattcacatgtaacttgttctaacatgcttatatatgattaaaaacctcagaaaaatagttcgggacccgacccgaacgtgttgactttttcgttgactttgaccgaccaaagtttgactttttgtcaaacttaaccaaatgattatgcaatctttctaacttgtttctatacttgtatcttgcatgaaacttgacaatttgatattcacatgctacataatctagtcgtattgagccataggactaattgaacatctttgaccaatcgtgactatcgttattaatacaacctaattgtttaggtcgagactagcattattcttgcacacgttacttgttggagtaaatttactttcctacactcaaggtgagatcatagccccacttctcaaatacttttatacttttaaaatcgtgagatgagaaaacatatacattacatacttatatatacttttcacatgtatatatatatacttttcatactttgatactttgaatactatacgaaagcaaagatacatacgagttagaacgaaaatcctcaagtccaattatcattagttacacttgtagagtgtaagcgagaaattatgttgtgtggccatgcgggcttgacgaaccctcattcagatgaatgaaacgtactttcgatgtatagtgtaggttctaacactattatgcagaggtaagattcagttaagtttgataattgggtgctcgtgatacaaacacatcttttgagatgtatacgcttgataaacgatttatactaaaccttgtgatacaaatatacttaatgcatacaactatgatttcaccaacgttttcgttgacagattcttttatgttttctcatgtccttgaatgcttaatgatacatgcttccgctcattctttttgatacttgcattggatgtcgagtatacttgcatacgtggagcgtcttttgactactttcaaattgtgtcgcatatgtttcattgtactttaaactttgttatgtaactagttgtcgaactacttgtaaaccttgaaacatccatacttatgaaatgaatgcgacatgtttttcggtcaaacgttatcttaaagacttatgaccatgtaatgggacctacgtagacggcgccgtcaaacatgatttggtcgggtcgctacagatggtatcagagcattggttgtagggatttagagttcattggtgtcgaccccgagtcatagggtacattggtgagtctagactacaaccggcatatagacttgacgtaggaattacttgactacttgtgcatttatactcgaactctcctactcatatctatccttattctaccttaatctcacgttgactaatttaattgacacgccaccttgacttagtgaaataatgtcgaatgcacatatgaattagggtaatataatttccgggattatattacggtgactcatatgaacgttccgatattatggcataaagaatttaaggcgagtcaaggaaaattttctctctatctttattccatatcatgattagtattattgaaaatactaatcaacggtattcttgtgttttgaaggaacaatgcctcctcgtcgcgtaccacaccatgagactcccgaacaagcactacaacgaatggtggccaccgccgtagaggcggcaatggccggtcactcctccaacaacaacgataacaacaaccaaggggccggtaactctagcgaaaggtgctcctacaaagcttttatggggtgcaaacctcacacttatgatggaaccgggggaccggttactctcactcgatggttcgaacaaacggaggccgtctttagcataagcggttgtcgggaccaagacaaggtcaaatactccactcacactttcgccggtgtcgccctcacgtggtggaacacctatgttcaatcggtgggtaccgatgaagctcatgccctctcttgggccgatttaagggagaagatgattgttgaatacttccctcgtgaagaaacccgaaagctcgaacaagagctaagaactttgaaggcggtcggaaacgatctcaaggcctataaccaacgcttcgccgagctatccttgatgtgtcctaatctcgtgaaccccgaatctcaaagggttgaactctatatagatggtcttccaaagagcatcaaacaaggtgtgatgtcctccaaacccgctaatcatcaagccgctttgaacatggcccgccaattgatagaaacggtggatgaagtagtagtgccgactcctaaggccgaggataaacggg
This genomic window from Rutidosis leptorrhynchoides isolate AG116_Rl617_1_P2 chromosome 2, CSIRO_AGI_Rlap_v1, whole genome shotgun sequence contains:
- the LOC139891624 gene encoding serine/threonine-protein phosphatase PP1; amino-acid sequence: MEEAILDDIIRKLLDAKGGRVPKQAQITEPEIRQLCVAAKEVFLSQPNLLELEAPIKICGDIHGQYSDLLRLFEYGGYPPESNYLFLGDYVDRGKQSIETICLLLAYKIKYKENFFLLRGNHECASINRIYGFYDECKRRFNVRLWKTFTDCFNCLPVSALIDEKILCMHGGLSPDLKHLDQIRNIARPVDVPDQGLLCDLLWADPDRDLEGWGENDRGVSYTFGADKVAEVLEKHDLDLICRAHQVVEDGYEFFANRQLVTIFSAPNYCGEFDNAGAMMSVDDTLTCSFQILKASEKKGRFDFGNTMLRPGTPPHKGGKR